A stretch of the bacterium genome encodes the following:
- a CDS encoding alpha-ketoacid dehydrogenase subunit beta, with protein MPVMTMVQALNNALDVKLADDPSVLCFGEDVGVEGGVFRVTEHLQKKHGVKRVFDTPLAESSIIGACIGMSVLGLRPVAEMQFDGFVYPAMNQIITHISRYRYRTRGQRHVPAVIRFPYGGGVKALEMHSEAMEAMYAHIPGLKVVIPSTPYDAKGLMISAIEDNDPVIYQEPKRLYRAMKQEVPDGLYRIPIGKAKVEKDGRDMTVISYGAMMHVCRKALEFLEKDHISVELIDLRTIYPMDWDTIVASVKKTGRLLVVQEGPKSFGVAAELIALVNEKCFEYLEAPPMRLCGNDTIPPLPRSEDLYCPTPERVHYYCRRLADYQV; from the coding sequence ATGCCCGTAATGACGATGGTGCAGGCGCTAAACAACGCGCTGGATGTGAAGCTGGCGGACGATCCGTCCGTGCTGTGTTTTGGCGAAGACGTCGGTGTTGAGGGTGGCGTGTTTCGCGTGACCGAACATCTGCAAAAGAAGCACGGCGTGAAGCGCGTGTTCGATACGCCGCTGGCCGAATCCTCTATCATCGGCGCCTGTATCGGGATGTCTGTGCTGGGCTTGCGTCCCGTCGCCGAAATGCAGTTTGACGGTTTCGTCTATCCCGCAATGAATCAGATTATCACGCACATCTCCCGCTATCGCTACCGCACGCGAGGTCAGCGGCACGTACCCGCCGTGATTCGCTTCCCCTATGGCGGCGGCGTGAAGGCGCTCGAAATGCACTCAGAAGCGATGGAGGCGATGTACGCGCACATCCCCGGGCTGAAAGTTGTGATTCCCTCGACGCCGTATGACGCAAAGGGCTTGATGATCTCCGCAATTGAGGATAACGATCCCGTCATCTATCAGGAACCCAAGCGGCTCTATCGCGCGATGAAGCAGGAAGTGCCCGACGGGCTCTACCGCATTCCCATCGGCAAGGCGAAAGTTGAGAAAGACGGCCGCGATATGACCGTCATTTCTTATGGTGCGATGATGCACGTTTGCCGGAAGGCGCTGGAGTTTTTAGAGAAGGATCACATCAGCGTCGAGCTGATCGACCTGCGCACAATCTACCCGATGGATTGGGATACAATCGTCGCGTCCGTGAAGAAGACCGGACGACTGCTCGTTGTGCAGGAAGGCCCGAAGAGTTTTGGCGTCGCGGCGGAGCTGATTGCGCTGGTGAACGAAAAGTGTTTTGAGTATCTCGAAGCTCCGCCGATGAGGCTGTGCGGCAACGACACGATTCCACCGCTGCCGCGTTCCGAAGACTTGTATTGCCCCACCCCCGAGCGCGTGCATTATTACTGCCGCAGGCTCGCAGACTATCAGGTGTAA
- the pdhA gene encoding pyruvate dehydrogenase (acetyl-transferring) E1 component subunit alpha has product MATEIKTKKTEKGNGQVNGKGTSSLFEAFHATSGKKLEVLDPSGKVLHPEWMPEFDEDFLLEGYKMMKYARLVDLKAVNLQRQGKLYTLPVNRGQEASAVGSAMALRKDDWLVPAFREIGAYMWHGWPVETVYKWYLGLESGAVMPEGVNSLPTSVPIASQIPHAAGIGHAINYKGLDQVVLCYFGDGGTSEGDFSEGLNWAAVFSCPCVFFCNNNQYAISVPRELQTKAATIAQKAVGFGMPGIQVDGNDLFAVYRATKEAVDFARAGNGPVLIEAVTYRMGAHTTSDDPTKYRTSEEEKIWEPRDPLIRVKKYLLEKQLWSEKQETAFEEECAVKIDEIVSHVVGLGPNPIPELFEHQYEQLTNSLEEQKHDLEAFLAWQSRRGK; this is encoded by the coding sequence ATGGCCACGGAGATTAAGACCAAAAAGACCGAAAAAGGCAACGGGCAGGTGAATGGCAAAGGCACGTCCTCTCTGTTCGAGGCTTTTCATGCAACTTCAGGCAAGAAGCTCGAAGTTCTGGACCCCTCTGGAAAGGTCCTGCACCCGGAATGGATGCCTGAGTTTGACGAAGATTTCCTGCTCGAAGGCTACAAGATGATGAAGTATGCGCGGCTTGTGGACCTGAAGGCCGTCAACCTGCAGCGGCAAGGCAAGCTCTATACGCTGCCGGTCAACCGCGGTCAGGAAGCCTCCGCAGTCGGTTCCGCAATGGCCCTGCGCAAGGATGATTGGCTGGTGCCCGCCTTCCGCGAAATCGGCGCGTATATGTGGCACGGCTGGCCGGTAGAAACGGTCTACAAGTGGTATCTTGGTCTGGAGAGCGGAGCAGTCATGCCGGAAGGTGTGAACAGCCTGCCGACTTCCGTGCCGATCGCTTCGCAGATTCCCCACGCCGCGGGAATCGGCCACGCCATCAACTACAAAGGCCTTGATCAGGTCGTGCTCTGTTACTTCGGGGACGGCGGCACGTCAGAAGGAGACTTCTCGGAAGGGTTGAACTGGGCGGCAGTGTTCTCGTGCCCGTGCGTGTTCTTCTGCAACAACAATCAGTATGCGATCAGCGTCCCGCGTGAATTGCAGACCAAGGCAGCCACGATTGCACAAAAAGCCGTGGGCTTCGGCATGCCCGGGATTCAGGTGGACGGCAACGACCTGTTTGCGGTCTACCGTGCCACGAAGGAAGCTGTGGATTTCGCACGGGCGGGCAACGGTCCCGTTCTGATCGAAGCCGTGACCTACCGCATGGGTGCGCACACGACTTCAGACGACCCGACGAAATACCGCACGAGTGAAGAAGAAAAGATCTGGGAGCCGCGCGATCCGCTGATCCGCGTCAAGAAGTATCTGCTGGAGAAGCAGCTCTGGAGCGAGAAGCAGGAGACGGCGTTTGAAGAAGAGTGTGCCGTGAAGATTGATGAAATCGTGTCGCACGTCGTCGGGCTTGGACCGAATCCGATTCCCGAACTCTTTGAGCACCAGTACGAGCAGCTCACCAATTCGCTCGAAGAGCAGAAGCATGATCTCGAAGCGTTCCTGGCGTGGCAGAGCCGGAGAGGAAAGTAA
- a CDS encoding glycoside hydrolase family 18 protein has protein sequence MRLHLNRYLLVACLLVPMIAEAQRIVGYYPSWAIYARSYFVTDIPAEQLTHINYAFANISGGQVVLGDAYADIDRFYPGDCWDPGCERGNFHQLRLLKEQHPHLRTLISVGGWTWSENFSDAAATPAARELFANSCAQFVIEHGFDGVDLDWEYPVFGGDWDVEHRPEDGANLTLLCQRIRAKLDSLETLYGRPYLLTLATSAGLDHVANLELPQLAQAVDFINVMTYDFQGPWSPFTGFNSPLYADSLDPFPEPAHTSANLDAAMQAYIAGGFPREKLSAGMAFYGRGFGNVANVNNGLYASFSGVSPFGTWENGMFDYWQLKENYVNLNGYTRYWSDASRVPWLYNPASHVMISYDDTASIREKARYVLSELLGGAMFWELAADRDGELLAALYDEFENGLDAPGSLVMSFAEDSLYLRWHPVAGATQYKIWSSNDMNSAPQDYTIEATTPATSTVLPLPADGMRVYFVTCE, from the coding sequence GTGCGGTTACACCTGAATAGATATCTGCTCGTTGCGTGTTTGCTGGTTCCTATGATTGCAGAGGCGCAGCGCATCGTCGGCTACTATCCGTCATGGGCGATTTACGCGCGCAGCTATTTTGTCACGGATATTCCCGCCGAGCAGCTCACGCACATCAACTACGCGTTCGCGAATATCAGCGGCGGTCAAGTTGTGCTCGGCGACGCGTACGCCGATATTGACCGTTTCTATCCCGGCGATTGCTGGGATCCCGGCTGTGAGCGCGGGAACTTTCACCAATTGAGACTTCTGAAAGAGCAGCACCCGCATTTGCGAACATTGATTTCGGTCGGCGGTTGGACATGGAGTGAAAATTTCTCTGACGCCGCCGCGACGCCTGCAGCACGAGAGCTGTTCGCCAATTCGTGTGCACAATTCGTCATTGAGCACGGCTTCGACGGCGTGGATCTCGACTGGGAGTATCCCGTGTTCGGCGGGGATTGGGACGTCGAGCATCGCCCGGAAGACGGCGCGAACCTCACGCTGCTCTGTCAGCGTATCCGGGCCAAACTTGATTCGCTCGAAACACTATACGGGCGGCCGTATCTGCTCACACTCGCGACATCGGCGGGACTTGATCATGTGGCAAATCTTGAGTTGCCGCAGCTTGCCCAAGCCGTTGATTTTATCAACGTGATGACCTACGATTTTCAAGGGCCATGGAGTCCGTTCACGGGATTCAACTCGCCGCTTTACGCCGATTCGCTCGATCCGTTTCCCGAACCAGCGCACACGTCCGCAAATCTCGACGCGGCGATGCAAGCCTACATAGCTGGCGGATTTCCGCGCGAGAAACTTTCGGCGGGGATGGCGTTTTACGGGCGCGGTTTCGGCAACGTCGCGAACGTGAATAACGGGCTATACGCGTCCTTTTCCGGCGTGTCCCCGTTCGGCACGTGGGAAAACGGGATGTTCGACTATTGGCAGCTCAAGGAGAACTACGTCAACCTAAACGGCTACACGCGATACTGGAGTGACGCTTCGCGCGTGCCGTGGCTGTACAATCCGGCGTCGCACGTGATGATCAGTTATGACGACACGGCGTCCATTCGCGAGAAGGCGCGCTATGTTTTGAGTGAATTGCTCGGAGGCGCGATGTTCTGGGAGCTTGCGGCGGATCGCGACGGCGAATTGCTCGCGGCCTTGTACGATGAATTCGAGAACGGTCTCGACGCGCCGGGATCTCTGGTGATGTCGTTTGCAGAGGACTCGCTCTACTTGCGTTGGCACCCCGTCGCTGGCGCGACACAGTATAAGATATGGTCGAGCAACGACATGAACTCCGCGCCGCAGGACTACACCATCGAGGCCACCACACCCGCAACCAGCACCGTGCTGCCCCTGCCCGCCGACGGGATGCGCGTGTATTTTGTTACATGTGAATAA
- a CDS encoding ArsR family transcriptional regulator, protein MSEPFKQIAELDRLIHDSSRLAILTALAACQSADFLYLNSLTGLSKGNLSSHLSKLEAGGLITITKQFIGRKPNTLVSLTESGRDAIENHWKELDRLRRDAGTWRSATRE, encoded by the coding sequence ATGTCGGAGCCGTTTAAGCAGATTGCCGAGCTCGACCGGCTTATTCACGACTCGTCAAGGCTCGCGATTCTCACCGCGTTGGCGGCCTGTCAGTCTGCTGACTTTCTCTATCTGAACAGCCTGACCGGACTTTCGAAGGGCAACCTCTCGAGCCATCTCTCCAAACTCGAAGCTGGCGGACTGATTACCATCACCAAACAATTCATCGGCAGGAAGCCGAACACGCTGGTCAGCTTAACCGAATCCGGCCGCGACGCGATTGAGAATCACTGGAAAGAGTTGGATCGCCTCAGAAGAGACGCAGGGACTTGGCGGTCGGCAACCCGCGAATGA
- a CDS encoding PQQ-dependent sugar dehydrogenase → MILLLTLFALSAPLLAQTTVRIASGLSRPLYVTHAPGDFARIFILEQHTGRVRLYHLDTAVLDPVPFLDIDSLVINTGNERGLLGLAFHPDYQTNRYFYVSYNDNSGTSVIARFTASADPDSAIATSRLNILTQTQPFSNHNGGCIKFGPDGYLYIGLGDGGSGEDPQNNAQNTGTLLGKMLRIDVDSPQAPLNYGIPADNPFVGVGGYRAEIWSLGLRNPWRWSFDRLTGDLYLADVGQYAWEEVNVEPANTGGRNYGWRCLEGFSCTTWGQPACNCNNPAFTAPVTVYSHNDGCSVTGGYVYRGCAIPELYGTYFYADYCSDDIWSFRWDGANGTTDSTLWTAAFTPPAGLVENISSFGEDAFGELYICDLNGGELFKIVPNNMIDCNGNSIADGCDIEFGFSQDLDLDGVPDECDDCLNLPPANLSVAVGEDVLNFRWSNIGGATARYSLWQSDDGEAEFPAGWTIVAEEILPSGGSASYGLTGVSSLPELGFFKVVTHCP, encoded by the coding sequence ATGATTCTGCTGCTGACTCTCTTCGCACTTTCCGCTCCGCTCCTCGCCCAGACCACCGTCCGCATTGCCTCCGGTTTGTCGCGGCCCCTTTACGTCACTCATGCACCCGGCGATTTCGCACGCATCTTTATTCTCGAACAGCATACCGGACGCGTGCGACTCTATCATCTCGATACCGCCGTGCTCGACCCCGTGCCGTTTCTGGATATCGACTCTCTCGTCATCAACACGGGCAATGAACGCGGGCTGCTCGGTCTGGCCTTTCATCCCGACTATCAGACCAACCGCTACTTCTATGTCAGCTATAATGACAACAGCGGCACAAGTGTCATTGCGCGTTTCACGGCATCCGCCGACCCCGACAGCGCCATCGCAACCTCGCGGTTGAATATCCTCACGCAAACTCAACCCTTCAGCAATCACAACGGCGGCTGCATCAAATTCGGACCGGACGGTTATCTCTACATCGGACTCGGTGACGGCGGCTCGGGTGAAGACCCGCAGAACAACGCACAAAACACCGGCACACTGCTCGGCAAGATGCTGCGGATTGACGTGGACTCGCCACAGGCACCGCTCAACTACGGCATTCCCGCAGACAATCCGTTCGTTGGGGTCGGAGGCTATCGCGCGGAAATTTGGTCCCTCGGCCTGCGCAATCCGTGGCGCTGGAGTTTCGACCGTCTGACAGGCGACTTGTATTTAGCCGATGTCGGGCAATACGCTTGGGAAGAAGTCAATGTCGAACCTGCCAACACTGGCGGCAGAAACTACGGCTGGCGCTGTCTTGAAGGTTTCTCCTGCACGACGTGGGGGCAGCCCGCCTGCAACTGTAACAACCCCGCCTTCACCGCTCCCGTGACCGTCTACTCTCACAATGACGGCTGCTCGGTGACCGGTGGCTATGTCTATCGCGGCTGTGCAATCCCCGAACTCTACGGAACCTATTTCTACGCGGACTACTGCTCGGATGACATCTGGAGTTTCCGCTGGGACGGCGCGAACGGCACGACCGATTCGACCCTTTGGACCGCCGCCTTCACTCCGCCCGCCGGATTGGTTGAGAATATCTCCAGCTTCGGAGAGGATGCGTTCGGTGAACTCTATATCTGTGACTTGAACGGAGGTGAGCTGTTCAAAATTGTCCCCAACAATATGATAGACTGCAACGGCAACAGCATCGCCGATGGCTGTGACATCGAATTCGGTTTCTCGCAGGACCTTGACCTGGACGGCGTGCCCGATGAGTGCGACGACTGTCTGAACCTCCCGCCTGCAAATCTTTCCGTCGCAGTCGGGGAGGATGTATTGAACTTTCGCTGGAGCAACATCGGCGGCGCCACTGCCCGCTACTCGCTCTGGCAATCTGACGACGGGGAGGCTGAATTCCCCGCCGGTTGGACAATTGTCGCCGAAGAGATTCTCCCGTCCGGAGGATCCGCTTCATACGGTCTGACAGGGGTTTCGAGCCTGCCCGAACTCGGTTTCTTCAAAGTCGTGACCCATTGCCCATAG
- a CDS encoding carboxypeptidase-like regulatory domain-containing protein → MKKRIACIALALLPLQLWAATLRGMIHDQETGDVLIGATVMIDGTQRGAATNPRGIFTIPNLDAGSYTIKISMLGFEPLETAVTLGEQDTVMLHLALAPSAVQMGEVNVEAERLHSGINQNSTTRQEVIAAPELQARSKDGGLLTALQNKTGLRTKPCALCGSAGIGLQGLDPSYTEINVDGLPVLSGLGTLYGLDGISVADVKEMQVTKGSSSSLFGSGAIAGAVNLVSTRPSLTPTVLTNMSVDNNGKSTVSASASGLTGSIPMRLSVMHGAEPTYVDKDKDGLTDTPKYRRFNLNYGVDPKLGKGNLRLGGRYYNEHRYAGETNWNKSLRGGTDVYGRDILTDRGEVSGKYEFPVTSKFKGSVESAFVHHEQESWYGATYYKAQQELLFGKSSVRGEWNKNHASVFELFVNHQDYRDNLRLPVETDLLYTTPGATVEHTIHLDDTDRVTVQGGTKVELWDEYGVQFVPRGSLLYRPNAATGIRLSGGAGFRPVSIFSLEEAAHAGFENVIVPKTLAPERSTAGSFAVNRQWIKTDYAVNSDVSVFYTHFDDKVVLHYGHHAGETVYANSPEAYALGTEVQTGVSLNSGWSLDLGGRISKVRYDDGTGVFRNAEFQSVYSGNGGLTKHLRKQNMNAEVNVGVFGPQYLPEGRGREQSPAYAIWNLGLSKSWKHVTLSGTVNNLFGWTQPDRPYLRDQDGNLLLDSSLIYGPQLGRTFSMALTWKYGGK, encoded by the coding sequence ATGAAAAAGAGAATTGCGTGCATCGCGTTGGCTCTTCTGCCCCTGCAGTTGTGGGCGGCGACGCTGCGCGGCATGATTCACGATCAGGAAACGGGTGACGTACTGATTGGCGCAACGGTCATGATCGACGGCACCCAGCGCGGCGCGGCAACAAATCCGCGCGGGATATTCACGATCCCGAATCTCGATGCGGGGTCATACACAATCAAGATTTCGATGCTCGGTTTTGAGCCGCTGGAAACCGCCGTGACGTTGGGCGAGCAGGACACGGTCATGCTGCATCTGGCGCTCGCACCGTCGGCGGTGCAGATGGGCGAAGTGAACGTCGAAGCGGAACGACTCCATTCGGGAATCAATCAGAATTCCACGACGCGGCAGGAAGTAATTGCCGCGCCGGAGTTGCAGGCGCGTTCTAAAGACGGTGGTTTGCTCACGGCATTGCAGAATAAAACGGGTTTGCGCACGAAGCCCTGTGCCTTGTGCGGCTCGGCGGGCATCGGATTGCAGGGATTAGACCCGTCCTACACCGAAATCAATGTGGACGGTTTGCCCGTGCTGTCGGGGTTGGGCACGCTCTATGGACTGGACGGCATCTCGGTCGCCGACGTCAAAGAGATGCAGGTCACGAAGGGGTCCAGTTCGAGCCTGTTCGGCAGCGGTGCAATCGCGGGCGCGGTGAATCTGGTCAGTACGCGGCCTTCGCTGACTCCCACTGTGTTGACCAATATGTCAGTGGACAATAACGGCAAGAGCACAGTGTCGGCGAGCGCGTCAGGATTAACAGGCAGCATTCCGATGCGGCTGTCGGTGATGCACGGCGCGGAGCCGACATATGTGGATAAGGATAAAGACGGGCTGACCGATACTCCGAAGTATCGTCGTTTCAATTTGAATTACGGCGTTGACCCCAAGCTCGGCAAAGGGAATTTGCGGCTGGGCGGGCGCTATTACAATGAACACCGCTATGCGGGCGAAACCAACTGGAACAAGTCGCTGCGCGGCGGGACGGACGTCTACGGTCGTGACATTCTGACTGACCGTGGCGAAGTCTCCGGCAAGTATGAGTTTCCGGTCACGTCCAAGTTCAAAGGCTCGGTAGAGAGCGCGTTCGTCCATCACGAGCAGGAGTCGTGGTACGGCGCGACGTATTACAAGGCGCAGCAGGAGTTGTTGTTCGGCAAGAGTTCGGTGCGCGGCGAATGGAACAAGAATCACGCCTCGGTGTTCGAGCTGTTTGTCAACCATCAGGATTACCGCGACAATTTACGGCTTCCAGTGGAGACAGATTTGCTTTACACGACGCCCGGCGCGACGGTCGAGCACACGATTCATCTGGACGATACCGACCGCGTGACGGTGCAGGGCGGGACGAAGGTGGAGTTGTGGGACGAGTACGGAGTACAGTTTGTGCCGCGCGGCTCGCTGCTTTATCGTCCGAATGCTGCAACGGGCATCAGACTCTCGGGCGGAGCAGGATTTCGTCCGGTTTCGATATTCAGTTTGGAAGAGGCCGCGCACGCGGGATTCGAGAATGTGATTGTGCCGAAGACGCTTGCACCAGAGCGCAGCACGGCGGGGTCGTTCGCGGTAAACCGGCAGTGGATTAAGACCGACTACGCGGTGAACAGCGACGTTTCGGTATTCTATACGCACTTCGACGACAAGGTCGTGCTGCACTATGGGCATCACGCTGGAGAGACGGTCTATGCGAATTCTCCGGAAGCCTACGCACTGGGCACGGAAGTGCAGACGGGAGTGTCGCTCAACAGCGGCTGGTCGCTCGATTTAGGCGGCAGAATCTCTAAAGTCAGATATGACGACGGGACGGGCGTCTTCCGCAATGCGGAGTTTCAGAGTGTTTATTCAGGCAACGGCGGGTTGACCAAGCATTTGCGCAAGCAGAATATGAACGCGGAAGTGAATGTGGGAGTGTTCGGTCCGCAGTATCTGCCGGAAGGACGCGGGCGCGAACAGTCGCCGGCGTATGCTATCTGGAATCTCGGATTGTCGAAGTCGTGGAAGCACGTGACGTTGTCCGGCACGGTCAATAATCTGTTTGGCTGGACACAGCCGGACAGACCTTATCTCAGAGATCAGGACGGCAATCTGCTGCTCGATTCGTCCCTGATTTACGGACCGCAGCTCGGGCGGACGTTCTCGATGGCTTTGACGTGGAAGTACGGCGGCAAGTAG
- a CDS encoding TlpA family protein disulfide reductase, translated as MCNWFVKLGTIRSHRRHFLCVLIFGLLHAGLAGAWPFAGMVAPDFTLNRTDEGTESLSNYQGSVVYLNFFGATCPICISDGPLSEQIYQAFAGNPEVVTLGIDVWNLPRTYVNTTFRANSGISYTLLYNGRTTGYAYDMENGGSSSTDNEGRGHLVVDQQGIIRYYANYESFGPDERDAVICTIRDLLGMGIEPPARAMLLRQGEGFKLCWDRVFCATRYFVMRSIAGDFSDEEIIAVTVDNAHVIPVIDPEFAIFQVVAVQGTE; from the coding sequence ATGTGTAACTGGTTCGTCAAGCTTGGTACGATTCGCTCGCATCGGCGTCATTTCCTCTGCGTGCTGATTTTTGGGTTGCTGCATGCGGGGCTGGCGGGCGCATGGCCTTTCGCGGGAATGGTCGCACCGGACTTCACGTTGAATCGGACCGATGAAGGCACCGAATCGCTTTCCAACTATCAGGGCAGTGTCGTCTACTTGAACTTCTTCGGGGCGACCTGCCCGATTTGCATCTCCGACGGCCCGCTTTCAGAACAGATCTATCAGGCGTTTGCTGGAAATCCTGAGGTCGTGACGCTGGGAATTGACGTGTGGAACCTTCCCCGCACCTACGTGAACACGACGTTTCGCGCCAATTCGGGGATAAGCTATACTTTGCTCTACAATGGCCGCACGACCGGCTATGCGTACGATATGGAAAATGGAGGGTCGTCTTCGACCGATAATGAGGGTCGCGGACACCTCGTCGTGGACCAGCAAGGGATCATTCGCTACTATGCAAACTACGAGAGCTTTGGTCCTGACGAGCGCGATGCAGTCATTTGCACAATTCGCGATCTGCTCGGCATGGGAATAGAACCGCCCGCACGGGCCATGCTCTTGCGGCAGGGGGAGGGATTCAAGCTGTGCTGGGATCGTGTCTTCTGCGCGACCCGCTACTTCGTGATGCGTTCCATTGCCGGCGATTTCTCGGATGAGGAAATCATCGCGGTCACCGTAGACAACGCTCACGTCATTCCCGTCATTGATCCCGAATTTGCCATCTTTCAAGTCGTCGCCGTGCAGGGCACTGAATAG
- a CDS encoding heme-copper oxidase subunit III: MQPTAAQDGHHAQHEHIHLPPPSYWPIFLALAIGLLVLGFLLWLWDASTSVSIMVIGGLLTVTGLMGWSQALIQENAELPDVLEDDRWMKMGLKLFLVSEAAIFGSFFAHHYYSRFNFPEWPPVGAPHLDTTLPAIATLILMSSSVTMEIAHHMLKHGRKAAARTWTGLTILLGIIFMGFQGHEYGFLKTYDQFTLQSGMFGSHFFAMTGFHGAHVATGIIMLLIVGFRLRLGHYTPERHFSFAAASWYWHFVDVIWILLFFTIYLF; this comes from the coding sequence ATGCAGCCAACCGCCGCACAAGACGGGCATCACGCCCAACACGAGCACATTCACTTGCCGCCGCCGAGCTATTGGCCAATCTTCTTGGCGTTGGCAATCGGCTTGCTCGTGCTCGGATTCCTGCTCTGGCTCTGGGATGCGTCGACCTCCGTATCGATCATGGTGATTGGCGGTCTTCTGACCGTCACCGGTTTGATGGGTTGGTCGCAGGCGCTGATCCAGGAAAATGCCGAGCTTCCCGACGTGCTCGAAGATGACCGCTGGATGAAGATGGGGTTGAAGCTCTTCCTCGTCTCGGAGGCTGCCATCTTCGGCTCCTTCTTCGCGCATCACTATTACAGTCGCTTCAATTTTCCTGAGTGGCCTCCCGTCGGGGCGCCGCATCTGGATACCACCCTGCCTGCGATTGCCACGCTGATTCTGATGAGTTCGTCCGTCACGATGGAAATCGCGCACCACATGTTGAAGCATGGCCGCAAGGCCGCCGCTCGCACGTGGACCGGACTCACGATTCTGCTGGGGATCATCTTCATGGGATTTCAAGGACACGAATACGGCTTCCTGAAGACCTATGACCAGTTCACCCTGCAGAGCGGGATGTTCGGCTCTCACTTCTTTGCCATGACGGGTTTCCATGGCGCGCACGTTGCCACGGGAATCATCATGCTGCTCATCGTCGGTTTCCGCCTAAGACTGGGTCACTATACGCCAGAACGGCACTTCAGCTTTGCGGCGGCTTCGTGGTATTGGCACTTTGTCGATGTGATTTGGATCTTGCTGTTCTTCACGATCTACCTGTTCTAA
- a CDS encoding cytochrome c oxidase assembly protein translates to MESQDYKTPEQKRKNKRMALLLLIPVIIIMFGFTYAQVPLFRMFCQKIGFSISPLNDVEYADTGRMCKVLYTGVTAGSLPVYFKPKQSVQTVEVGKPFENEYRFVNMSKDTVHFRPVHSILPEKAATKFTMTKCFCFDDQTMAPGEEKTFTVISVLSADMDPKVEQVTLHYTIFEKNAEEMEKNRQIPNVAQSSGGK, encoded by the coding sequence TTGGAATCGCAAGACTATAAGACTCCCGAACAGAAGCGCAAGAACAAGCGCATGGCTCTGTTGCTGTTGATACCCGTCATCATCATCATGTTCGGGTTCACCTATGCACAGGTGCCGCTGTTCAGAATGTTCTGCCAGAAGATCGGCTTCTCGATTTCGCCGCTGAATGATGTGGAATATGCCGATACGGGCCGCATGTGCAAAGTGCTCTACACCGGCGTCACGGCCGGCTCGCTGCCCGTCTATTTCAAGCCAAAGCAGTCAGTGCAGACTGTGGAAGTCGGCAAGCCCTTCGAAAATGAATATCGCTTCGTGAATATGTCGAAGGACACCGTGCATTTCAGACCGGTGCATTCGATTCTGCCGGAGAAGGCGGCCACCAAATTCACGATGACCAAGTGCTTCTGCTTCGACGACCAGACTATGGCCCCCGGCGAAGAAAAGACCTTCACCGTCATTTCCGTCTTGAGTGCCGATATGGATCCAAAGGTTGAACAAGTGACGCTCCATTACACGATCTTCGAGAAGAATGCCGAAGAGATGGAGAAGAATCGTCAGATTCCCAATGTTGCGCAAAGCTCGGGAGGCAAGTGA
- a CDS encoding heme o synthase, whose product MSRFRDFVNLMKPSIMLLVLLTGAAALMLEGSLKANDWRFWAVMLGLMLTGGCANGLNQYFERGIDAKMGRTKNRRPLATGSLEPRPALYFVIACGVSGVLLFGLLFNWLAAFTAFATIAFYSFYYTLWLKPRTHLNIVIGGAAGAMAPIIAWAAATGSVSLTPWLLFLIVFFWTPPHFWALALCVKNDYARVKIPMLPVIKGDRETHRQIMVYTLALVVISLLLHAGLLYLTAALGLGAVFVYKAWQLLKRQEQNYAWGLFKYSIVYLTALFVIIMADVAIGK is encoded by the coding sequence ATGTCCCGTTTTCGCGATTTTGTAAACCTGATGAAGCCGTCCATCATGCTGCTGGTCTTGCTGACCGGCGCGGCGGCGCTCATGCTTGAAGGGTCGCTGAAGGCGAATGACTGGCGCTTCTGGGCGGTGATGCTGGGCCTGATGCTCACAGGCGGTTGCGCCAACGGATTGAATCAGTATTTTGAGCGCGGCATTGACGCCAAGATGGGCCGCACAAAGAATCGCCGCCCGCTTGCCACGGGATCGCTGGAGCCGCGTCCTGCCCTGTATTTCGTGATCGCCTGCGGAGTTTCCGGTGTGCTGCTCTTCGGACTGCTCTTCAACTGGCTTGCCGCGTTCACCGCGTTTGCCACGATCGCCTTCTACAGCTTCTACTATACACTCTGGCTGAAGCCGCGCACGCACCTGAATATCGTTATCGGCGGTGCCGCCGGAGCGATGGCTCCGATTATCGCTTGGGCCGCCGCGACCGGTTCCGTATCGCTTACTCCGTGGCTGCTGTTCCTGATTGTCTTCTTCTGGACTCCGCCGCACTTCTGGGCACTCGCGCTGTGTGTGAAAAATGACTATGCGCGCGTGAAGATTCCCATGCTCCCCGTCATCAAGGGCGACCGCGAAACTCACCGCCAGATCATGGTCTATACGCTGGCGCTCGTCGTGATTTCGCTGCTCCTGCACGCGGGATTGCTCTATCTGACCGCTGCCCTTGGTTTAGGCGCGGTCTTCGTCTACAAAGCTTGGCAACTCTTGAAGAGACAGGAACAAAACTACGCCTGGGGTCTCTTCAAATACTCGATTGTCTATTTGACCGCGCTGTTTGTCATCATTATGGCCGACGTGGCCATCGGCAAATAG